The Podospora pseudocomata strain CBS 415.72m chromosome 1 map unlocalized CBS415.72m_1, whole genome shotgun sequence genome has a segment encoding these proteins:
- a CDS encoding uncharacterized protein (EggNog:ENOG503Q3EA; COG:S) — protein MSTSRNRPMQHIDRKSLYTSLEARVKYLHSFLDFGVSDIEALKSGSKYIQALIPAVVNIVYKKLLQYDITARAFTTRSTAFEGPMDDTPDEDSPQILHRKMFLRAYLKKLCSDPAQMEFWEYLDKVGMMHTGIGRTHPLHIEYIHIGAGLAVIQDVLTEAILSHPRLHIQRKIAIVKALGKVIWIQNDLFTKWYVHDGEEFTDGMDFGEIEKEGWLHGKKVLNEQDAISEGSDDTATACPASGQKGKDGPTAGVCPFTGISSDMKNLKVQDDKPKVEVTATGQQ, from the exons ATGTCAACATCACGAAATCGTCCGATGCAGCACATTGACCGCAAGAGTCTCTACACCAGTCTGGAGGCTCGTGTCAAGTACTTGCATTCTTTTCTTGACTTCGGTGTCA GTGACATCGAAGCATTGAAGAGCGGCAGCAAATATATCCAGGCCCTCATCCCAGCGGTTGTCAACATTGTGTACAAGAAACTTTTGCAGTATGACATCACCGCCCGGGCTTTTACGACAAGGTCCACAGCCTTCGAAGGTCCCATGGACGACACGCCAGACGAGGACAGCCCCCAGATTCTTCATCGCAAAATGTTTCTCAGAGCATATCTTAAGAAGTTGTGTTCAGATCCTGCGCAGATGGAGTTCTGGGAGTACCTCGACAAGGTTGGCATGATGCACACAGGCATTGGCCGAACGCACCCATTACACATTGAGTACATTCACATCGGCGCCGGACTCGCTGTTATCCAAGATGTTCTCACCGAGGCTATCCTCTCCCATCCTCGTCTACACATCCAACGCAAGATCGCCATCGTCAAAGCCCTTGGCAAGGTCATCTGGATTCAGAACGACCTTTTCACCAAGTGGTATGtccatgatggggaggagttCACTGACGGCATGGACTTTGGCGAAATCGAAAAGGAAGGCTGGCTGCACGGAAAGAAGGTTCTTAACGAACAAGATGCTATTTCTGAGGGCAGCGATgacacagcaacagcctgcCCCGCCAGCGGACAAAAAGGCAAAGATGGTCCGACAGCTGGTGTGTGTCCATTCACAGGGATATCGTCAGACATGAAGAATTTGAAAGTGCAAGATGACAAGCCCAAAGTGGAGGTGACGGCGACTGGACAGCAATAA
- a CDS encoding uncharacterized protein (EggNog:ENOG503NWA8; COG:K; COG:L): MSAAFLDKFIPAGCIVLQERLRPVCPKELQVQDEWLHFRSTATDDNPEDHSYLESLSRDTLITSIIGLSKVTIDCRRLLRYGWIHLTYNHGCGVVRVYVLPDDVDNVTIPRASSILKKDRQSLLSQLDYSTATWHGRPTCFFVPTTTHPPMFETAASNAELYPPNQEQCLLGIFSRIPPPDPRPEQVEDADVYDAMCSLLDSDVPGLRTTLYPYQRRSAALMLQRETRSQPVLDPRLVKVVDQFGKSWYYDAVTGSAYRGPRYYDRPLGGILAEEMGSGKTLICLSLILATKHIPTRTPEIFHSEASPVRPTVGSMMDMAAACITKHSIPWKHLLGSDSSSGLQFATCSAAVRRNPGFYQLPPQGGPRSVRQRGSTDTSMRKIFHSSVSLVLVPLNLLQQWRQEIAKHTVGLRVIVWSSSENQPLPSLEEVLDSDILLLSTTQFENLRKTEKAASALSILKQVHFKRCIVDEGHTLGGATNFNKRNMQLIIDELQITAKWIATGTPSKGLYGLDASSDTANGSRDQSLEKIDLERIGSLATFYLKMRPWANQSSETGDTPAQWAHYVTARWPGLIATVNNCLKTTLDSLIIRHPLYELGNILPVVDKKVVFLEGSYQDRLTLNLFSMMIIFNAVQSERTDQDYFFHPRQRKALLELVGNLRQASFFGGSFFSPAQISKSIETAEEFLKEGKVQVSAEDRALLGEAISFGRLALGNTIKECANRFRDLPIYVQDFPFAAGREWSLDDEEGDPVCTASGIILELQRFLQPLLDAPTALQMMFANGRLALRGQEGRTKLIEAQTPATSTPNKVLAGNTELGQDSSSPVKRRATILGRNVQMQQAPSLPTAEVKGTGIAAPLAKTRLISTASAKLSYLIDQVIKYQEHEQIIIFYENDNVAYYLAGVLEILQVQHLIYARGLSPQRRADYVATFNQSSKFRVLLMDITQAAFGLDMKSASRIYFINPVLNPQVEAQAIGRARRISQQKPVTVETLVLKDSVEEVIVRRRKEMTQAEQRKCKSILDDKPIYEWILNAKISPLPGGDDQPIGGPDQMARLQEPQFLFGRGSGRELNHPDEDIVKADDAVVPKKMDAPIYNGVNGGLKRKMMPVQPATVFETSNGVERPKKKVRVAFVGLDGGEKT, translated from the exons ATGAGTGCCGCGTTTCTGGATAAGTTTATTCCAGCAGGATGCATTGTCCTTCAAGAAAGACTGCGTCCGGTGTGTCCGAAGGAACTCCAGGTCCAGGATGAATGGCTTCACTTCCGCTCAACTGCAACCGACGATAACCCTGAGGATCATAGCTATCTCGAATCGCTGTCACGAGACACATTGATCACTTCAATAATAGGACTGTCGAAAGTGACAATAGACTGCCGGCGTCTGCTTCGCTATGGCTGGATTCACCTGACCTACAACCACGGCTGTGGTGTTGTTCGAGTTTACGTGCTACCTGACGACGTGGACAACGTGACCATCCCAAGGGCTAGCTCCATCTTGAAGAAAGATCGACAAAGTTTGCTAAGTCAGTTGGACTATTCGACGGCAACCTGGCATGGACGGCCTACTTGTTTCTTtgtcccaaccaccacccatcctcccatGTTTGAGACCGCAGCGTCAAATGCAGAACTGTACCCACCGAACCAGGAACAGTGCCTTCTCGGGATCTTCAGTAGGATTCCACCCCCAGATCCAAGGCCTGAACAAGTCGAAGATGCCGATGTTTACGACGCTATGtgctccctcctcgacagcgATGTTCCCGGCCTGAGGACTACCCTCTATCCATATCAACGACGATCTGCTGCCCTAATGCTTCAGCGGGAGACACGATCACAACCAGTATTGGACCCACGACTGGTCAAAGTTGTCGATCAGTTTGGAAAGTCTTGGTACTACGATGCAGTGACTGGCTCCGCCTATCGTGGGCCACGGTACTATGACCGCCCACTTGGAGGAATCCTTGCTGAAGAGATGGGCTCTGGGAAAACACTGATATGTCTGTCTCTCATTCTTGCTACCAAACATATCCCGACCCGAACGCCAGAAATCTTTCACTCAGAGGCGTCGCCGGTTCGACCAACAGTGGGCAGCATGATGGATATGGCTGCAGCTTGCATCACAAAACATTCTATTCCCTGGAAACACCTCCTTGGGAGTGACTCATCAAGCGGGCTTCAGTTTGCAACCTGTTCTGCTGCTGTTAGACGGAACCCAGGATTCtaccaactccctccccaggGTGGACCTCGGTCAGTACGCCAAAGGGGTTCGACCGATACCTCCATGCGGAAAATCTTCCACAGCAGTGTGTCGcttgttcttgttcctcTCAATCTATTACAACAATGGAGGCAAGAAATAGCCAAACACACCGTGGGACTTCGGGTCATTGTGTGGTCTTCTAGCGAGAATCAACCTTTGCCCTCTCTTGAAGAGGTACTGGACAGCGAcattctgctgctgtccaCCACGCAGTTTGAGAACTTGCGGAAGACGGAAAAAGCGGCTTCTGCGCTCAGTATTTTAAAACAGGTGCATTTCAAGCGTTGTATAGTTGATGAAGGTCACACACTGGGTGGCGCGACAAACTTCAACAAGCGAAACATGCAGCTCATCATCGACGAGCTGCAAATTACAGCAAAATGGATTGCTACGGGCACGCCTTCGAAGGGACTGTATGGTCTTGATGCTTCTTCTGACACAGCCAACGGGAGCCGGGATCAATCTCTCGAGAAGATCGACCTGGAGCGGATTGGTTCATTGGCGACGTTTTACTTGAAGATGCGACCTTGGGCGAACCAGTCGTCCGAGACCGGCGATACACCTGCTCAATGGGCTCATTATGTTACTGCGCGCTGGCCGGGTTTGATTGCCACAGTGAACAACTGCCTCAAGACTACGCTTGATTCGTTGATAATTCGGCATCCGTTATATGAGCTTGGGAATATCCTTCCGGTGGTTGACAAGAAGGTTGTATTTTTGGAGGGCTCTTATCAGGACAGGCTGACACTCAACCTGTTCTCCATGATGATCATCTTCAACGCCGTGCAGTCAGAGAGAACTGATCAGGATTACTTCTTTCACCCCCGACAGCGAAAGGCTCTATTGGAGCTTGTTGGCAACTTGAGACAGGCAAGTTTCTTTGGCGGCTCATTCTTCTCGCCGGCGCAAATCAGCAAGTCGATAGAGACCGCAGAGGAGTTTTTGAAGGAAGGCAAAGTACAGGTCAGTGCCGAGGATCGTGCTTTGCTTGGTGAGGCTATCAGCTTTGGTAGATTGGCACTCGGAAACACCATCAAGGAATGCGCAAATCGGTTTCGGGACCTCCCCATTTATGTTCAGGACTTTCCGTTTGCTGCAGGTCGAGAGTGGTCcctcgatgacgaggagggtgatCCAGTCTGTACGGCTTCTGGAATAATACTAGAGCTACAAAGGTTTCTTCAGCCATTGTTGGATGCACCGACAGCTCTCCAGATGATGTTTGCGAATGGACGTCTGGCACTGCGTGGCCAGGAAGGAAGGACAAAGTTGATCGAAGCTCAGACCCCAGCCACTTCGACACCGAACAAAGTACTTGCTGGCAATACGGAACTTGGCCAAGATAGCAGTAGCCCCGTCAAACGGCGCGCTACAATATTGGGGAGAAACGTCCAGATGCAGCAAGCGCCTTCACTTCCAACAGCAGAGGTCAAGGGGACAGGAATTGCTGCACCGCTTGCGAAGACTCGGCTCATCTCAACCGCTTCCGCAAAACTGTCATACCTCATCGACCAGGTGATCAAGTACCAAGAGCATGAACAAATCATCATTTTCTACGAGAATGACAATGTGGCTTACTATCTCGCAGGCGTTCTGGAAATT CTTCAAGTACAACACCTCATTTACGCGAGAGGTTTGAGTCCACAACGACGCGCAGACTATGTTGCAACATTTAACCAAAGCTCCAAGTTCAGAGTCTTGCTCATGGACATCACCCAAGCAGCTTTCGGTCTGGACATGAAGTCCGCTTCCAGAATTTACTTCATCAATCCGGTTCTTAACCCGCAAGTCGAGGCCCAAGCCATTGGTCGAGCACGACGTATCAGCCAGCAGAAACCCGTCACAGTCGAAACGTTGGTTCTCAAAGACAGTGTGGAGGAAGTTATTGTTCGACGCCGCAAAGAGATGACACAAGCAGAGCAAAGAAAGTGCAAGTCTATTCTAGACGACAAGCCCATTTATGAATGGATCCTGAATGCCAAGATCTCTCCATTGCCGGGAGGTGATGACCAGCCGATCGGAGGACCGGATCAAATGGCGAGGCTGCAAGAGCCGCAGTTCTTGTTCGGGAGAGGTTCCGGGAGGGAACTGAACCACCCTGATGAAGACATTGTCAAGGCAGATGATGCTGTGGTGCCAAAGAAGATGGATGCCCCGATCTATAACGGGGTCAATGGGGGTCTGAAGAGAAAGATGATGCCGGTCCAGCCGGCGACGGTTTTTGAGACTTCCAACGGCGTTGAGCGGCCGAAGAAGAAAGTTCGGGTGGCATTTGTCGGGCTGGACGGTGGTGAAAAGACTTGA
- a CDS encoding uncharacterized protein (EggNog:ENOG503P9BR): MCDFTKNYYIYTGCMDPGVHFFRTSVDGSRQRSCPRGPHERYIMQPGQCPLCYG, from the coding sequence ATGTGCGACTTCACCAAAAACTACTACATCTACACCGGCTGCATGGACCCGGGGGTACACTTCTTCCGTACCTCGGTCGACGGGAGCCGCCAACGCTCGTGTCCCAGAGGCCCTCACGAGCGCTACATCATGCAGCCCGGACAGTGCCCTCTCTGCTACGGTTGA